The window TGCTGCTCCGCTCCCCCAACCAGGCGGCGATGAGCGCGCCCTGAAGCAACGGGTACAGCGCCAGAGGCAGGAAAAACACCAGCCCGAAGCGGAGCAGCGCCGCCGCCAACAAGATGGAGCTCAAGGTGCCGAGCAGGTGGGCAACCAAGGGCGCGCCATGGCCCTCGTGGCGTACGAGCTGGGTGAAGTAGTCGTTGAACGAGTCAGTCATTTGAGTACGCCCTTTCAATGGACCACTTCTAACCGTTACACCAAAAACTGTCAACGTTTGCGCTGCAAGTTTTCCTCGCGGTCAGTGGGCGGCGGGCAGCGTGTGGGCAATCACCAGCATCGCGGCGAAGTAGAGAGGTGTGCCCCAAAGCCGGTTCACGAAGCTCGAGTGGACGAAACGCTCGCGCGCCACCGCGAGATCCGAGAAGTAGAACATCCCCGCGCCCACGTAGACACCCCACGGCGCCGCGTGCGCGGCAGCAAACGCCGTCGCGACCATGCTCGTGATCACGACGACATACGCCACCACGGCTGCGCGCAAGTTCCCGGCGTGAGGCAAGAGCCAGCGCAGCACAAAATTTGCGGGCAGGAGCAGCAGCGCGAAGGCAGCGACAGCTACCCCCTTCGCGACGCCGAGCTGCAAGAAGGCCACCACGAACGCCACATGACCCAGGAGGAAGCTCAATATCCCTGCGGCAAAGGCGGCGCGCCGCTTGGGGATCAGCAGCACATCGCCCCCCATGCACAGGCAGAGCCCGATCACCAAGGGGAGGTCATACGGGCTCTGGTAGGTCGCACGGGACAGGCCAAGCAAGACGAAACCCAAGGCCGCGAGTGGCTTCGTCAACCAGCTACCCAGCTGGCTCTTGTGACGTTCAGCGACCAGCAGCCCAAGGGAGCCTGCCGCCGTCATCCCGATCCACACGCTTTCCGGAATTTCCGACATATCAACTCAAGAATGGGTTTGGGGCTCGCTCGCGCAAAGCCCTTGCATCGCGCACTGCTTGCGCCCATAGATCCGGTTGCGGCCGTTCTTGGGGCGCATAGTTGAGTAACTTAGTCGGCTATCCATGGCTTACGAATCCCGCGCCCGGAGCATCGTCAAAGCGCTGTCTTGGAGAGTGTTCGCAACGCTCATCACGACCGGGGTCGTCTACTTCATGACCGGCAAGTTGGACAACGCCCTGCAAATTGGGCTGCTGGACACCTTCGCGAAGCTCGGTCTCTACTTCGGCCACGAACGCATGTGGGAGCGCATCCGCTTCGGCCGCGTGCGCTACACCGACTATCAGATCTGAACCAATCAAGCGCCGAGGTGCTCGGCCGCCAGCGCCGAGAGCACAGGCAGCTGCAAGCCGAGTTCGGCCGCCTGCTGTGCGGCGCGCCCGAGCCGCTCCTCGGCGGTTCGCCCGCGGGCTCCGTGGGTTGGATCCGCGGCGATCGCCCTCTCGAGCGAGCCGAGCAGCTCGGCACGGTCCAGTTTGCGTCCAAGCAAACCGGCCTGCAGCGTGATCAGCTCGTCCGCCAGTGGTCCCATCAGGTCTTGGTGGTCGCGCCAAAGCTCGCCGGCGCTGCAGGGATATGCAAGGCCCCCCAAGTTCAGCGCGAGAATGTAGAGATTCTTCAGCACCAGCTCGAAGTCCCTTTGCGCCTCTGATTCCGCGATGAAATAGGGCAGCGACTGCTGACCCATAGATTCCGCGAGGATATTCGCCTGCGGTCCGTGAAGCACGCTTGGACGGATGCTGTGGATCAACTTCCCCGGCTTCTTCTCGAACCACACCACGGCGACGTTGGGGTCCACCTCCGCGCCGTAGGCGCCGCGCCACGTTCGCGGTAAGAGCTCGTTTTGCACCAGAGCCGCGCGCTCACGATATGCCGGGGGCAGCGCCTCGAGCAGCGCAGGCAAGGCTGCTTCACCGACCGCGACCAATACCACTGCGGGTCGGGGGATATCCGCGCTCACCTCTTCGAGGCTCACGCTGCGAGTGATCGGTACGACAGCCCTGCCCGCTTTGAGCCAGCCCTCCGCAAACACCGCTCCGAGCTGACCCAGCCCCACCACGACTGCGCTCGTCGCGACGGTCCCATCCTGTTTCGAACGTGACATTTTTCTCCAGTGAGCGGCGCACGAGCCGGGAAAACTAGCGTGCTTTTCCCGAGCACCTCGTGCCTCGGTAGCGCGAAGTGCTCGAAACCACTAGCTCCACGTCGAGGCACGTTGCCAATCGTCGCGCACTACCCTACCGCCCGCGGGAAAACGGCTCTACACCGAGCGGCATGACGCGTTTTCTATCGGTTGCCGCTCTCATCGCGGTGTTCTCGGGCGTGGCCTGCAACGACAAGCAAGCTGAAGCTCCAGCCAAGGCCGAAGAGACGGCCACCACCAAAGCCGCAGCAAACGCTCCGGCGACGGACACCCCGAAGTCCGCGACAGCGACTGCCAAGGTTGGCGAAGCTGCCCCCGACTTCGAGCTGAAGGATCTAGACGGCAAAGCAGTGAAGCTGTCGGACTACAAGGGCAAGACCGTGGTGCTCGAGTGGTTCAACCCAGGCTGCCCCTTCGTCAAGGCTGCGCACACCAAGGGCTCCTTGGTGGATACCGCGAAGAAGCAGACGGATAAGGGCATCGTGTGGCTCGCCATCAACTCTGGTGCCCCAGGGAAACAGGGTCATGGCGTCGAAGCCAACAAGAATGGCACGACGGAGTTCGCGATGAAGCACCCCGTGCTGCTCGACGAAGACGGCAAGGTCGGCAAGGCGTACGGCGCCAAGCACACACCTGAGATGTACGTGATCGACAAGGAAGGCAAGCTCGTCTACGCGGGCGCCATCGACAACTCCCCCGACGGCGAGGGTGGCTCGCCCAAGGACGGCAAGTTGATCAACTACGTGGATGAAGCGCTGAGCGACATTGAAGCCGGGAAGCCTGTCCGCACCCCGACCACGGAGGCCTATGGCTGCTCCGTGAAGTACTCGAGCTGATCGGATTCGCCGCTAGCTCTCATCTCGCCGCTAGCTCTCATCTCGCCGCAGGCGCCGCTCGCGCTTGCGGCGTTTTTTATGTACCGCGCTCACCCGCGACTCCTGCTTCCGCACGGAAGGAGCTCTCCCGGGATGCGGATCCTGCTCGTCGTGGTGCTCAGCGACATCGGAAGCGTCCTTCCCCAGCTCGAAGAGCGCTAGCTCCGGGCGCCCACGCTCACCCAACCGAAGACCGAACACTGATG is drawn from Polyangiaceae bacterium and contains these coding sequences:
- a CDS encoding thioredoxin family protein, coding for MTRFLSVAALIAVFSGVACNDKQAEAPAKAEETATTKAAANAPATDTPKSATATAKVGEAAPDFELKDLDGKAVKLSDYKGKTVVLEWFNPGCPFVKAAHTKGSLVDTAKKQTDKGIVWLAINSGAPGKQGHGVEANKNGTTEFAMKHPVLLDEDGKVGKAYGAKHTPEMYVIDKEGKLVYAGAIDNSPDGEGGSPKDGKLINYVDEALSDIEAGKPVRTPTTEAYGCSVKYSS
- a CDS encoding DUF2061 domain-containing protein; this translates as MAYESRARSIVKALSWRVFATLITTGVVYFMTGKLDNALQIGLLDTFAKLGLYFGHERMWERIRFGRVRYTDYQI
- a CDS encoding lysoplasmalogenase, with the protein product MSEIPESVWIGMTAAGSLGLLVAERHKSQLGSWLTKPLAALGFVLLGLSRATYQSPYDLPLVIGLCLCMGGDVLLIPKRRAAFAAGILSFLLGHVAFVVAFLQLGVAKGVAVAAFALLLLPANFVLRWLLPHAGNLRAAVVAYVVVITSMVATAFAAAHAAPWGVYVGAGMFYFSDLAVARERFVHSSFVNRLWGTPLYFAAMLVIAHTLPAAH